A genomic region of Agrobacterium vitis contains the following coding sequences:
- a CDS encoding RES family NAD+ phosphorylase, which yields MKLDPQTVRELALAFLPQSYLRIIPVAHMSTPLGMGFGQSRFSSPNQMFRLLYAAYDLATAIAETIVRDRFEGTQERVLDESEIEDWSVTEVTATDALILLDLRTTGLLRLGVSTDAARGKEHQEGQRLSESIFRSYAVDGLLYSSRLTAADCVAVYDRAVAAKLVASPVVELVRQADLIPALRSIGVSIRAGR from the coding sequence GTGAAACTTGATCCCCAAACGGTTCGGGAGCTCGCGCTTGCGTTTCTCCCGCAATCCTATCTCCGCATCATCCCTGTAGCCCACATGTCGACCCCGCTCGGTATGGGTTTCGGTCAATCGCGGTTCTCAAGTCCCAACCAGATGTTCCGACTGCTTTATGCCGCATATGATCTCGCGACCGCGATCGCAGAGACGATTGTCCGCGACCGCTTCGAGGGGACCCAGGAGCGAGTGCTGGATGAGAGCGAAATCGAGGACTGGTCGGTCACTGAGGTGACGGCCACGGATGCTCTCATTCTTCTCGACCTGCGCACGACCGGCCTCCTGAGGTTGGGCGTCAGCACGGACGCGGCCCGCGGCAAGGAGCATCAGGAAGGGCAGAGACTGAGCGAGTCGATCTTTCGATCCTATGCAGTCGATGGATTGCTCTATTCCTCCCGCCTCACGGCGGCAGATTGCGTGGCGGTCTACGATCGGGCTGTCGCTGCGAAACTTGTCGCCTCTCCGGTGGTCGAGTTGGTTCGTCAAGCCGACCTGATACCCGCCCTGCGGTCTATCGGGGTGTCGATCCGGGCTGGGCGGTAG
- a CDS encoding DUF6088 family protein, whose protein sequence is MKRALVGGRGSVFTPSDFLDVAARSTVDQALSRLAKSGKLRRLTRGLYDFPKVHPQLGPLSPTPDDVAKALARETGSQVQIAGARAANALGLSTQVPAKSTYLTNGPSRRVVLGKRVVDLRHASPKHLIAPGSAAGTVVQALRHVGASRAADVVHVAVRWLSVSDKKTLASNAIQAPAWMRPTLVSIANAMPSEVDG, encoded by the coding sequence ATGAAGCGTGCCCTTGTCGGCGGGCGCGGCAGTGTCTTCACGCCGAGTGATTTCCTGGACGTGGCCGCGCGATCGACTGTCGACCAAGCCCTTTCCCGGTTGGCAAAGAGTGGAAAGCTTCGGCGCCTGACGCGAGGCTTGTACGACTTCCCAAAGGTTCATCCGCAACTTGGGCCCCTTTCGCCGACCCCTGACGATGTCGCGAAAGCGTTGGCACGGGAGACCGGATCTCAGGTGCAAATTGCCGGCGCGCGCGCGGCGAATGCCCTTGGCCTTTCAACGCAGGTTCCGGCAAAGAGCACCTATCTGACTAATGGCCCCTCCCGCCGTGTCGTACTCGGTAAGCGCGTGGTCGATCTGCGTCACGCTTCGCCCAAGCACCTTATTGCTCCGGGCAGTGCTGCAGGTACCGTCGTCCAGGCTCTTCGTCACGTTGGAGCATCACGTGCCGCCGACGTTGTGCACGTTGCCGTCCGTTGGTTGTCGGTCAGTGACAAGAAAACGCTTGCATCCAATGCGATCCAGGCCCCCGCATGGATGCGGCCGACGCTCGTCTCTATCGCTAACGCAATGCCGAGTGAGGTAGATGGATAA